Part of the Bombina bombina isolate aBomBom1 chromosome 8, aBomBom1.pri, whole genome shotgun sequence genome is shown below.
tctgaatcacagacaaaaattgggttcagtgtccctttaactatcctaaGTACACCAAAAAACAATAGTCAAAAgtcatatatgttgtgtgtgtatagcaGCAAAATGCACCTTCTATGTAAATTTAGAGGATTTTATTTGATAAATAACTCACATTTTATTAGATCCCTCTTTCTTATAAACATCCATTTAGTAGCACATAATATACTCCCATTCTCATTATATTCACATAACCTCTTATCTTTCTCAGGTCTGTGTGGAACATTTGTGCCCTGTATCTTGGCATGTAGAGTGGCCGCTGATTTTGGGGAGTGTTGTTGTCTTCCATTTATAGGAGGAGGTGTCCTTGCCATGCGAACAGGAATCAGAGAACGCTACCGTATCCCGGTAATTGTAAACACCTTCTGCATCATTACTAACTGCAATCTCCTCAGCCAACTGCTTAATACCTTCTTTGCTATATCCAAACTGTACTCTTTCTCTAAATCATCTGCTGTTATTCTCCTCACCCTGCTCTCTCTGCAGTCTCCTCATTAAACTCTATTACTTTCCTACTTTCATTGTACTCTCACGCTAGAATTCCTCCTGCATTTTTTTCCTCTTATTCTCCTTGTACTGTCCTCCTATATCACTCTCTTTATACCCCCCATCGAACACACCCTTTACTCTTTACTTCTAGGCTCCCTATACTCTCCTCTTCTAACACTCCCTGTACTCTCTTCTTCTAGCTCTCTCTATACTCTCCTTTTCTAATACTCCCTGTACTCTGTTCCTCTAGCTCTCTCTATACTCTCCTTTTCTAATACTCCCTGTACTCTCTTCCACTAGCTCTCTCTATGCTCCTCATCTAATGTTCTCTGTATTCTCTTCTTCTAGCACTCCCTATACTCCTCTTCTAACACTCCCTGTACTCTCTTCTTCTAGCACTCACTATACTCTCCTTTTCTAATACTCCCTGTACTCTGTTCCTCTAGCTCTCTCTATACTCCCCCCATCTAATACACCCTTTACTCTTTACTTCTAGTGCTCCCTATACTCCTCTTCTAACACTCCCTGTACTCTCTTCTTCTAGCACTCCATATACTCTCCTTTCTAATACTCCCTGTACTCTGTTCCTGTAGCTCTCTCTATACTCTCCTCTTCTAACACTCCCTGTActctcttcctctagctctctctATACTCCCCATCTAACATTCCCTGTACTCTCTTCTTCTAGCACTCACTATACTCTCCTTTTCTAATACTCCCTGTActctcttcctctagctctcttcTAGCTCTCTCTATACTCCCCATCTAATATACCCTTTACTCTTTGCTTCCAGCGCTACCTATACTCCCCTCATCTAACACTCCATGTACTCTCTTACTGAAGCACTTTCTATACTCTCCTACACTCCCTGTACTAACTTCCACTAATATTCCCTATACTCTACTCCACCCCCTGTACCCTCCTCCTCTCACACTCTATGAAATCTTCAGGGCATGAAAcagaagttatgtagcagcggtctaaaggcagctgctctataacctgtccgcctgctctgaggcggcggacagaaatcaacagaaatcaacacgatcgaatacaattaggttgattgacaccccctgctagcttatgctgtcggcatttatcaatgtgcagcggacatgatccgctatatcgtatcatgtccgctggcacaatcataaatatgccccttcttACACTCTCTCTGCTCTCATCCTCCTCTAAAGCATCCTATGACCTCTATGCACTCTCCTTACTAAACTCCATTACCATTCTGCTTTTATTGTACTATCATACTAGAATTCTCCTTATTCTTCCTGTACTGTCCTCCTATAACACTCCCTCTACTCTACATCTCCAACAGTCCTTATAATCTCCTCTAATGCTACATGAACTCCACTAAAACTCCCTATAATATACACCTCTAATCCTCCTATACCTTCCTCTTCTAACACTTCATAAACTCTCTTCCTCTAACCTTTTCTGTACTCTCCACTTCTAAAATTTCCTTTACTTTCCTGCTCTAAAATTCCCTGTACTCTGCTCTCATATGTTCCTTGTACTTTCCTCCAGTTACTCCTCTGTTTTGAcatctttctctcctttcttttatATAAACCTTATTTCTGTTAACACTTTTTGTACTCAAGTACTTTCACTTGCTAAGTAGTCTCTCTTTGTATTCTAGGGCACTATTTGCGATGATTGCATATGTCTCACATTCTGCTACCCCTGTGCAATCTGCCAGATGGCCCGTGAGCTAGACATGAGGAAATGAAGAGGAAGGAATTGTGTGTGTagcaatatgaatattttttactgATTACAACCATTATCAGTAATACAGACTATGTAGCCTCTTAATATTAAAGCAACATTCAGCACATAACGTCTGtttcccggcgagcctgaagggcatgaagtgtaaatttgctgtccttcaaaataactcaacacacagccattaatgtctaaactgttggcaacaaaagtgagtacacccctaagtgaaaatgtccaaattgggcccaaagtgtcaacattttgtgtggccaccattattttctaacactgccttaaccctcttgggcatggagttcaccagagcttcacaggttgccactggagtcctcttccactcctccatgacaacatcacggagctggtggatgttagagaccttacgctgccccaccttccatttgaggatgctccacagatgctcaataggttttaggtctggagacatgcttggccagtccatcacctttaccctcaacttctttagcaatgcagtggtcgtcttggaggtgtgttggggttgttatcatgttagattactgccctgcggccccgtctcagaagggaggggatcatgctctgcttcagtatgccacagtacatgttggcattcatggttcccccaatgaactgtagctccccagttccggcagctctcatgcaggcccagaccatgacactcccaccaccatgcttaactgtaggcaagacacacttgtctttgtactcctcacctagttgccgccacacacgcttgacaccatctgaaccaaataagtttatcttggtctcatcggaaccacaggacatggttccagtaatccatgtctttagtctgcttgtcttcagcaaactgtacgcgggctttcttgtgcactatctttagaagagacttccttatgggacaacagccatgcagaccaatttgatgcagtgtgcggcgtatggtctgagcactgacaggctgacccccccaccccttcaacctctgcagcaatactggcagcactcatacgactATTCCCCAAAGACAACCtgtggatatgatgctgagcacgtgcccttaacttctttggtcaaccatggtaaggcctgttttgagtggaacctgtcctgtgaaaccactgtatggtcttgtccaccatgctgaagctcagtttcagggtcttggcaatcttcttatagcctaggccatctttatgtagagcaacaattctttttttcagatcctcagaaagttctttgccatgaggtgccatgttgaacttccagtgaccagtatgagagagtgtgagagtgataacaccaaatttaacacattcacacctgagaccttttaacactaacaagtcacacgacaccggggagggaaaatggctaagtgGTCCCAGTTTGGacatattcacttttgttgccaatggtttcaACAaaaatggctgtgtgctgagttattttgaggggacagcacatttacactgttatacaggttgtacactcactactttaaattgtagcgaagtgtcatttcttcagtgatgtcacatgaaaagatacaataaaatatttacaaaaatgtgaggggtgtactcacttttgtaaaatactgtatattgtaccaaaataccatcagatatagaaataaatatttatttatgaataaacaggacatattcttttttatttatttatatatatattattgaggtAAGAAACAGATCAATACAAAATGTAAACAGTGAAATGCAATGTACATCTAGAAATATAACGTTATTGTACATATAATAATAACATGCATCCTTTAGGAACATCTATTTTATATTATCTATTGTCATTGACATGTCTAAAATACAGTGGATTACAAAATGATGCCTCATTGCAAAATCTCCATGTGACCAAGAAGATCATAGAAAAAGCCtcagattttaattattttttaaatgcgAATACTAAATATGAACATTGAACTATACTATGGTC
Proteins encoded:
- the LOC128638119 gene encoding cornifelin homolog A-like, encoding MAYPITNQPQGIQGMNVDSSKSTWGTEVTECCDDMGICLCGTFVPCILACRVAADFGECCCLPFIGGGVLAMRTGIRERYRIPGTICDDCICLTFCYPCAICQMARELDMRK